In Candidatus Eisenbacteria bacterium, the genomic stretch CCTCGAGCTCCGCGGCATGGGCGCGACGAATCGTCTCCGTCATCGGATAGAGGCTGATGTGTTTCTTGAACGCCGCGTACCAGACCAGCGGCCGGTCCTCGAGGCGGAAGCCGGGGATGCCGTAGCTGAAGATCTCCTGCGCACTCGGAGCCAGCGAGCGAACGGCGGTCCGGATCTGCTTCATACGCTTGCGCGTCTCCGGC encodes the following:
- a CDS encoding DUF1801 domain-containing protein, with the protein product MKARPAVRESAGAQVREYLAALPPETRKRMKQIRTAVRSLAPSAQEIFSYGIPGFRLEDRPLVWYAAFKKHISLYPMTETIRRAHAAELEGYKTAKGTVQFPLDEPMPLPLVKKLVKARAVQARREATARKGR